TCAAAGCCAGTATTTCTTCTGGTTTTTCAACATTTTTCAAGAAATTTCTTATTTTATTTTCAATATCCTTCATACTTTTAAAAGTAATAATGTTAGTAGAATATGAATTACAAATAAATTCCATAACAACATATGAAATATCCCATTTTAATTTTGACTTATCCTCATTTGAAATATTTAATTCATCAACAGCACGTTTTACTCTCTTAACTACAGCAAATACTATAAATTCAGAAAATAAAACAAATTCTTCACAAAAATCATTTTCTTCAATATCTTGAATAACTGAAAAAATCAAATTCCATTTAAAATCTTTATTTACTAATTCTAATAATCCAGTTCCAAATTTTTTGCACAAATCATTTTTAAATTCGATTGTATCACAAATTTCAAAAGTTTCTCCTATAACAATAGTTCTATTATTCGCACTACTAAGTCTATTTAATAATCTAACAAAATAGTCTTCATAACGCATAGAATTATGAAATTTATTTTTAGAAAATATATAATCTACAATTATATTTGCACAATCTTTAAAATCTACAACAAATCCTGTACTCTCTTTAATTTTTACAGAATATAAATCGTGAACCATCTTTGAAACAATAGTTTTTAAATGAATTTTTGAAGAATCATAATTACTTTTATCTTCAACATTTTTTAAATGATTATATACACTTTGTAGTTGATTATCTATCATAGTTAAATTAGCTTTAATTGAGAACATTATAGAACGAATAAAATCCTCAGTAATCATATAATTGAAATTTTTATATAATACACTATGATCAATTTCACCCCAAAATATATTTACTAATGACTTGATTTGTAATTCAAAATTTACAAAATAATCTCCTTCAACTACATATCTCCCATCAATTTTGTATATTTCAAAACCATTTTTTTGAAATGTAGGCTGCTTTTCACTCAGTTTTAATTCTATATTAGAATTTAGTTCGCTCCTGTAAAAACCATTTTCCAACTCAATGGTAAAATTTTTAGATATTTCATCAAAAATTTTCTTTTCATCATCAATAAATCTACATTCAACTCTAATTCCTATTAAATCTGGTAAATTTTCTATTGCAACTTTATGATTAGGATATTTATAATAATAATTATTTCTTAACAATTTTTCTCTAATACTATCTTCACTTTTTATTCTAGCAGTTGTATTAATGAAAAAATCACAATTCAAAAATATATCATTAAAAAACTTTTTTAATGAATCAGCTGAATTAGAAATAAAATCCATATTATTATCCATATGTTCAATTGATTTTTCTAAAAACTGAAAAATTTCAAGTTTCAAAAAAACACCTCCAATCACAAAATTATTTTACCATAGATTACAAATATTTACAATGTAAATAGCTTTAAAAGATATTAATAATTTTCGGAATAATTCTATGTTATTTTTATAAATTGAATAAATAGATTCTTTTTAATTTATAATAAGAACCTCCACCTTTCCATCTTGAGGAGCGTCTGGGAAGCTTGTTATTTCACAATAAAAAAAGACAGTGAATTAAATCACTGCCTTTAAACTTTTTTATAATCCCATTTGTTTTGCAACTTCTTCAGCAAAGTTTTCTTCTTTCTTTTCCAATCCTTCACCTACTTCGAATCTAGTGTATTCTACTATTTCAATACTTCCACCTAACTCTTTTGCTTTATCATTAACAGCTTCTAAAACTGTTTTACTATCATCTAATACATATTGTTGACTAAATAAAGCATATTGTTGATCAATTAATGTATTGTCTTGAATAAATCTTTCGATTTGTCCAGGTAAAATTTTATTCCAAATTTTTTCAGGTTTTCCTTGTTTCTTCAATTCTTCTTTTAATAATTCTTCTTCAGCTTTTAAAACTTCATCAGTTATTTGAGACATTGAAGCAAACTTCGGAATTCTCTTTAATTGTTTTCCAAGTCTAACTAATTCTTCATTTTCTTTTTCAATTGATCCTTTAAGAGCTAAATATTCTTTTTCAACAAAATCAGCATCTAAATCTTTATAACTTAAGTATTGTGGCTTCATTGCTGAGATATGCATGCAAATGTTTTGTAATAAATCTTTTGCACCTTTCTTTGTAGCTTCGCTATCACAATTAGCTTTAAGAATAACACCAACTTTTTTATTAAAGTGAACATATCCACATACTATACTATTTTCACAACATGCTTTTGCAAATGCCAATCTTCTAACTACAATATTTTCTCCAATTGAAGAAATTTGTAATTTCAAGAATTCTTCAAAATTAGTTCCATCTATATTTGATGCATTTAATTCCTCAATATTCTTTATTTCATTATTAAATACATGTTCAGTAACTTTTTTAGTTAATGCGACGAAATTTTCATTTTTAGCAACAAAATCTGTTTGTGAATTTACTTCAGTAAGAGCAGCTTTAGTGTTGTTTTCATCAATTACTAAAGTAATTAAGCCTTCAGCAGCAACCTTATTAGCTTTTTTAGCAGCTTTAGCTAAACCCTTTTCTCTTAAAAATTCAATAGCTTTTTCCATATCTCCACTAACTTCTTGTAATGCTTTCTTACATTCCATCATTCCAGCTCCAGTGGCTTCTCTTAAATCTTTTACCAACTTTGCAGTAATTTCCATAAAATCCTCCTATTATTAATATAATCTATAAAAATAAGGTAAGGATAAATATTATAAATTTAAATCCTTACCCCTTAAAGTTCTACTTGCTTATTATTCAGCTACTTCCTCAGAAACTTCTTCAATTTCTATCACTTCTTCTACTACAGCTTCTGTTTCTTCTGCCTCAACTTGTTCTCCTTGCTTAGCTTCTACAATAGCATTAGCAATAGTACCTGTTAATAATTTTACGGCTCTAATAGCATCATCATTTCCCGGAATAGCGATATCAACTTCATCAGGATCACAGTTAGTATCAACAACACCAATAACTGGAATACCTAATATTCTTGCTTCATTTACAGCAATTTTTTCATTCTTTGGATCTATTACAAAAAGAACATTAGGAAGTTTATCCATTTCTTTAATTCCACCTAAGAATTTTTCTAATTTTTCAGCTTCTCTTCTTAATTTAATAACTTCTTTCTTAGGTAATCTTTGGAAAGTACCATCTTCTTCCATAAGTTCTAATTTTTTTAATCTTTCAATTCTTTTTCTAATAGTCTTATAATTAGTCAACATTCCGCCTAACCATCTATGACTAACATAGAATTGGCCACTTCTCTTTGCTTCTGTTTCAACAGCTTCTTGAGCTTGTTTTTTAGTTCCAACAAATAGAACTCTACCACCATCTGCAACAATTTCTCTTACAAAATCATATGCTTGTTCAATTTGTTTTACAGTCTTTTGTAAATCAATAATATAGATTCCATTTCTTTCTGTAAAAATAAATTTTGACATTTTTGGATTCCATCTTCTAGTTTGATGACCAAAATGTACTCCTGCTTCTAATAAGTTTTTCATTAAAATTACTTGTGACATTTTTAATACCTCCTGTTTTTAGCCACCCATATTCATCAACTTGACAAGAACCACATGGGCAACACTTGTTCAATCAGAATATGTGATTATTCACCAAACTATTATAACATAATACATTTTATTTTTCAACATAAATCATTAAAATTTTGAAAAAAAAATCAGACTTAGTGTCTGATTTTTTTATTAGCATTCAAAAATTATTTATTTACTATTTCTTTTAATGATTTTCCAGCTTTGAATACTGGAGCTTTTGATGCTGGGATTTTAATAACTTCTTTAGGGTTTCTAGGATTTCTACCATTTCTTGCTTTTCTTTCTCTAGCTTCGAAAGTTCCAAATCCAACTAATTGAACTTTTTCCCCTTTAACAAGTGTTTCTTCAACAGTTTGAATAAACGCATTTAATGCTCTTTCAGCATCTACTTTTGTGATTTTTCCTTTTTCGGCCATGCTAGCCAATAATTCAGATTTGTTCATT
Above is a genomic segment from Parvimonas micra containing:
- a CDS encoding GTP pyrophosphokinase, translating into MKLEIFQFLEKSIEHMDNNMDFISNSADSLKKFFNDIFLNCDFFINTTARIKSEDSIREKLLRNNYYYKYPNHKVAIENLPDLIGIRVECRFIDDEKKIFDEISKNFTIELENGFYRSELNSNIELKLSEKQPTFQKNGFEIYKIDGRYVVEGDYFVNFELQIKSLVNIFWGEIDHSVLYKNFNYMITEDFIRSIMFSIKANLTMIDNQLQSVYNHLKNVEDKSNYDSSKIHLKTIVSKMVHDLYSVKIKESTGFVVDFKDCANIIVDYIFSKNKFHNSMRYEDYFVRLLNRLSSANNRTIVIGETFEICDTIEFKNDLCKKFGTGLLELVNKDFKWNLIFSVIQDIEENDFCEEFVLFSEFIVFAVVKRVKRAVDELNISNEDKSKLKWDISYVVMEFICNSYSTNIITFKSMKDIENKIRNFLKNVEKPEEILALNYEDLYNSLENDFVKKEVDEFE
- the tsf gene encoding translation elongation factor Ts, producing MEITAKLVKDLREATGAGMMECKKALQEVSGDMEKAIEFLREKGLAKAAKKANKVAAEGLITLVIDENNTKAALTEVNSQTDFVAKNENFVALTKKVTEHVFNNEIKNIEELNASNIDGTNFEEFLKLQISSIGENIVVRRLAFAKACCENSIVCGYVHFNKKVGVILKANCDSEATKKGAKDLLQNICMHISAMKPQYLSYKDLDADFVEKEYLALKGSIEKENEELVRLGKQLKRIPKFASMSQITDEVLKAEEELLKEELKKQGKPEKIWNKILPGQIERFIQDNTLIDQQYALFSQQYVLDDSKTVLEAVNDKAKELGGSIEIVEYTRFEVGEGLEKKEENFAEEVAKQMGL
- the rpsB gene encoding 30S ribosomal protein S2 — translated: MSQVILMKNLLEAGVHFGHQTRRWNPKMSKFIFTERNGIYIIDLQKTVKQIEQAYDFVREIVADGGRVLFVGTKKQAQEAVETEAKRSGQFYVSHRWLGGMLTNYKTIRKRIERLKKLELMEEDGTFQRLPKKEVIKLRREAEKLEKFLGGIKEMDKLPNVLFVIDPKNEKIAVNEARILGIPVIGVVDTNCDPDEVDIAIPGNDDAIRAVKLLTGTIANAIVEAKQGEQVEAEETEAVVEEVIEIEEVSEEVAE
- a CDS encoding HU family DNA-binding protein, whose product is MNKSELLASMAEKGKITKVDAERALNAFIQTVEETLVKGEKVQLVGFGTFEARERKARNGRNPRNPKEVIKIPASKAPVFKAGKSLKEIVNK